The genomic DNA CGGATCGACGCCTGTCGACTTCGCCTACGCAGTGCACACCGAGGTGGGGCACCGCTGTATCGGAGCCCGGGTCAACGGCAGGCTCGTCGCGCTGGAACGCAAGCTGGACAACGGTGAGGTCGTCGAGGTGTTCACCTCGAAGGCCCCCAACGCCGGTCCGTCGCGCGACTGGCAGACGTTCGTGGTGTCGCCGCGGGCCAAGGCCAAGATCCGGCAGTGGTTCGCCAAGGAACGCCGTGAAGAAGCCTTGGAGTCCGGCAAGGACGCCATCGCGCGGGAAGTCCGCCGGGGCGGACTTCCGTTGCAGCGCTTGATCAATGCCGATTCCATGGGCGCGCTGGCTCGCGAGTTGCGCTACACCGACGTCTCCGCGCTGTACACCGCCGTCGGCGAGGGCCACGTCTCGGCGCGCCACGTCGTGCAGCGTCTGCTCGCCCAGTTCGGCGGCGACGACGCGGCCGAGGACGAACTCGCCGAGCGGTCCACGCCCTTGACCATGCCGGTGCGTCAGCGCAGCACCGACGACACCGGTGTCGCGGTACCGGGGGCGCCCGGAACCCTGACCAAGCTCGCCAAGTGCTGCACCCCGGTGCCGGGCGACACCATCATGGGCTTCGTGACCCGCGGTGGTGGGGTCAGCGTGCACCGCACCGACTGCACGAATGCGGCTTCGCTGCAACAACAGTCGGAGCGCATCATCGAGGTGAACTGGGCGCCGTCACCGTCGTCGGTGTTCCTGGTGGCCATCCAGGTCGAGGCGCTGGACCGGCACCGTCTGCTGTCCGACGTCACGCGGGTGCTGGCCGACGAGAAGGTCAACATCCTCTCCGCATCGGTGACCACCTCCAACGACCGGGTGGCGATCAGCCGATTCACCTTCGAGATGGGCGATCCCAAACACCTCGGCCACTTGCTGAGCGTGGTGCGCAACGTGGAAGGCGTGTACGACGTCTACCGCATCACCAGCGCGGCCTAGTCGCGATCCGGCTGTGCCCGATCAGTCCACGCTCGCCGATGTGATCGTCACCGGTGTGGCGGGCTTACCGTCATCGCTGCCGTCGGCCACCCCGCCCGCGGCGATCGCGTCGAGCGTGGCCAGCCCGGTCTTGTCGATGGTGCCGAACACCGTGTACGTCGGCGGCAGCAGCGAGTCCTCGTACACGAGGAAGAACTGGCTGCCGCTGGTACCCGGTCCGGAGTTGGCCATCGCGACGGTGCCGCGCGGGTAGACCACGGGCCGCTGCACGGCGGGGTCGGAGAGCCGGTACTGGTTGGTCGGGTACTCGTTGGGGAACCGGTAACCTGGCCCGCCGGTTCCACTGGCAGATGGGTCGCCACACTGCAGTGTCGCGAGGTCGCCGGTGGTCAGCCGGTGGCACTGGGTGCTGTCGAAGAATCCCTGCCCGGCCAGGCTCGCGAAGTTGTTCACCGTGCATGGCGCCTTGCCGTTGGCCAACGTGAGGCCGATGGTGCCACGGTCGGTGACGATGCTCGCGGGCACCGTGGCGGGTTCGGTCGGCACGGTGCCGGCGCGTGGCGGGATAGCCGGCCTGGCGGCCGGTTCGGTGGTGGCCGGGTACTGGCAGTTGGCGCCGAGGTGCTGCGGCGGCGCGAATGCGGGGAGTTCCTGACCGGCCCCCGGTGAGGCCGTGTAGCGGTCCTGGCGTGGCATGTTCTCCGCGGCCTTGACGACGATGACGGCGAACAACACCGTCAACACCACCGCCACGAGAGCCAGCGCCGTCATCACGTATCCGATGACCAGGCCCGCGATCGCGATGCCGCGACCCTGCTCACCGCTGCGTTTGAGCTGCGACAGCGAGATGTGCCCGAAGAGGATGCCCAGCGGCGCGAACAGGACCGAGCACACCAGTGCGGCGACCGCCATGCCGTTGGTGTGGGCGGGCGGGGGATAACCGGCCGGCTGGTAACCGCCGTAGGGGGGCGGGACAGTCAAGGGGTCTAGTCCAGGGCCACTGACTTCAGCTGAACATCCAGTGCCGGCTTACCGTCGGCTCCGCCTCCGGCCACACCGGCCGCGGCGATCTTGTCGAGGGTGGCCAGGCCGGTGTCGTCGATCTTGCCGAACACCGTGTAGCCCGGGGGCAGCTGGGAGTCCTGGTACACCAGGAAGAACTGGCTGCCGTTTGTGTTGGGTCCGGCGTTGGCCATGGCCACCGTGCCGCGCGGGTACGTCACCGGCTTCTGCAGCGCCGGGTCGTCCGGCTGGAACTGGTTGGTCGGGTACTCGTTGGCGAACTGGTAGCCGGGGCCGCCGGTGCCCTGGCCG from Mycobacterium sp. DL440 includes the following:
- a CDS encoding peptidylprolyl isomerase, whose product is MTVPPPYGGYQPAGYPPPAHTNGMAVAALVCSVLFAPLGILFGHISLSQLKRSGEQGRGIAIAGLVIGYVMTALALVAVVLTVLFAVIVVKAAENMPRQDRYTASPGAGQELPAFAPPQHLGANCQYPATTEPAARPAIPPRAGTVPTEPATVPASIVTDRGTIGLTLANGKAPCTVNNFASLAGQGFFDSTQCHRLTTGDLATLQCGDPSASGTGGPGYRFPNEYPTNQYRLSDPAVQRPVVYPRGTVAMANSGPGTSGSQFFLVYEDSLLPPTYTVFGTIDKTGLATLDAIAAGGVADGSDDGKPATPVTITSASVD